In Levilactobacillus brevis, a single genomic region encodes these proteins:
- a CDS encoding FtsW/RodA/SpoVE family cell cycle protein, with protein MRKLKYLDYWLFVPYIILSLFGVVMVYSASADIGAQNGGSPGSYLVKQLMFVILGLVIYTFMVMMNLNKLRDKRVLKYASILAVCSLLFLIVIGKTINGAAGWIRLGPISIQPAEFVKFYLIVWLAHIIDRRQDAIALEGWWAVMLRPVGISAVLIGLIFIQPDLGGAAINASIVFVMLLASGFNWRRAIAYFLLALFVVIGLIFPLAIKVSELGFAKNIYQLQRVVAFVDPFKHSQGVGQQLVNSYYALSNGGIFGVGWGNSIQKTGYLPEPNTDFIMAILAEELGLITALAVISLLFLIIVRTVLVGIRSHSGYHALICYGAATYLTVQTLFNLGGVLGLLPITGVTFPFISYGGSSTWTLALVMGVVMNISARQKRYRATH; from the coding sequence ATGCGAAAGTTAAAATATTTAGACTACTGGCTGTTTGTACCCTACATCATTTTGAGCCTATTCGGGGTTGTCATGGTGTACTCCGCCAGCGCCGACATAGGTGCTCAAAATGGGGGAAGTCCTGGTAGTTATTTAGTCAAGCAACTGATGTTTGTGATTTTGGGATTGGTCATCTATACCTTTATGGTAATGATGAATCTGAATAAACTCCGCGACAAGCGCGTCCTCAAGTATGCCAGCATTCTGGCGGTGTGTTCGTTGCTGTTCCTGATCGTGATCGGGAAGACCATTAATGGGGCGGCCGGCTGGATTCGATTGGGGCCAATTAGCATCCAACCCGCGGAATTTGTGAAATTTTACCTGATCGTCTGGTTGGCGCACATCATTGACCGGCGACAGGATGCCATTGCCCTTGAAGGATGGTGGGCCGTCATGTTACGGCCGGTCGGGATTAGTGCGGTCCTGATTGGGCTAATCTTTATTCAACCCGATTTAGGGGGGGCGGCCATTAATGCCAGCATTGTCTTCGTGATGTTACTGGCCAGTGGCTTTAACTGGCGGCGGGCGATTGCCTATTTCCTGTTGGCTTTGTTTGTGGTGATTGGCCTCATCTTTCCACTGGCAATCAAGGTTTCGGAGTTGGGCTTTGCCAAGAATATTTACCAACTCCAGCGGGTGGTGGCCTTTGTGGACCCCTTCAAGCATTCGCAGGGGGTCGGTCAACAGCTGGTTAATTCCTATTACGCCCTGAGTAACGGGGGCATCTTCGGTGTGGGTTGGGGCAATAGTATTCAGAAAACTGGGTACTTGCCTGAGCCCAACACCGACTTCATCATGGCGATTCTGGCCGAGGAACTGGGTCTGATCACGGCACTAGCGGTGATTAGTCTGCTGTTCTTGATCATTGTTCGCACGGTCTTGGTCGGCATTCGGAGTCATTCGGGTTACCACGCCTTGATTTGTTACGGCGCGGCGACCTACTTGACGGTCCAGACCCTCTTTAACCTGGGGGGTGTCCTGGGCTTGCTGCCGATTACCGGGGTTACGTTCCCATTTATTAGTTACGGGGGGTCCAGTACCTGGACGTTAGCCCTCGTGATGGGGGTCGTGATGAATATTAGTGCTCGGCAGAAACGCTACCGGGCAACGCATTAA
- the rsmD gene encoding 16S rRNA (guanine(966)-N(2))-methyltransferase RsmD: MRIVAGDFGGRRLKAVPGMATRPTTDKVKEALFNIIGPYFDGGRSLDLFAGSGGLSIEAVSRGVAKAVLIDKQYAAIKTIKDNVAVTKAPERFEILKRDANRAIKELAGRGDQFNLVFFDPPYALQKIAEQMATLRELKLLAPGARVICETDQNAQLPDELPGFDLVERRDYGITELTIYALGSDPA; the protein is encoded by the coding sequence ATGAGAATTGTAGCAGGTGATTTTGGTGGCCGTCGGTTAAAGGCGGTGCCGGGGATGGCCACGCGGCCGACGACGGATAAGGTTAAAGAAGCCTTGTTCAACATTATTGGCCCGTACTTTGATGGCGGCCGGAGTCTGGACCTCTTTGCGGGGTCGGGAGGGCTGAGCATCGAGGCCGTGTCACGCGGTGTCGCTAAGGCCGTGCTGATTGATAAGCAGTACGCGGCCATCAAGACGATTAAGGATAACGTGGCCGTGACCAAGGCCCCCGAGCGGTTTGAAATCCTAAAGCGCGACGCCAACCGCGCCATTAAGGAATTGGCCGGTCGTGGTGATCAGTTTAATCTGGTCTTTTTTGACCCGCCCTATGCCTTACAGAAGATTGCCGAACAGATGGCAACATTACGTGAGCTGAAGCTCTTGGCACCCGGGGCGCGGGTAATCTGTGAAACGGATCAGAACGCCCAATTACCGGATGAATTGCCCGGTTTTGACCTCGTGGAGCGTCGTGATTACGGCATCACGGAGCTGACTATCTATGCGTTGGGAAGTGATCCAGCATGA
- the rpsT gene encoding 30S ribosomal protein S20 yields the protein MPIIKSAIERAKTNVKANERNSAQLSTMRTAVKRFEQAKTAGADNAEELYRLASAAVDRAASKGLIKKNKASRDKSRMAARLAK from the coding sequence ATGCCAATTATCAAATCAGCAATCGAACGTGCCAAGACCAACGTTAAGGCCAACGAACGTAACTCAGCACAATTAAGCACGATGCGGACTGCCGTTAAGCGTTTTGAACAAGCTAAGACGGCCGGTGCCGACAACGCGGAAGAATTATACCGTTTAGCTAGTGCTGCTGTTGACCGCGCCGCTTCCAAGGGCTTGATCAAGAAGAACAAGGCTTCCCGTGACAAGTCACGGATGGCTGCACGTTTAGCTAAGTAA
- the holA gene encoding DNA polymerase III subunit delta gives MTINELLKTLATGGQLDPVYLIMGQADYLQRRLKAAFKATVPEEEQTMNYASYDMDTVPLAVALDDAMAAPFFGERRVVCIDNPQFLTGETKKQKVDHDIGSLQTYLGAPMESTVLVFFAPYEKLDGRKKVSKQLKKVATTIDIGNFSERDVRQFVTAHLKREGYTMAPAALNALIQRTDADLTLMMAELLKLELFAYPQKTIQPDAVTGLVAQTLTQNVFDLVNQVLAKDTAKAVTLYRELLLAKEEPLKINAILQGQFRLLIQTKVLAKQGYSQGKLASLLKVHPYRIKLALQSQRRFRLTDLNQAYLGLFRVEKQMKSTSMEPEMLFSLFMTQFAGGQTA, from the coding sequence GTGACGATTAACGAACTTTTAAAAACTTTAGCCACGGGTGGACAACTCGACCCAGTCTATTTGATTATGGGGCAGGCGGATTACCTTCAACGTCGGCTCAAGGCGGCCTTTAAGGCGACTGTTCCTGAAGAGGAGCAGACCATGAATTACGCCAGTTATGATATGGACACGGTGCCCTTGGCCGTTGCGCTGGATGATGCCATGGCGGCCCCGTTCTTTGGCGAACGCCGGGTGGTCTGCATCGACAATCCACAATTCTTGACGGGTGAAACCAAGAAGCAGAAGGTTGATCACGATATTGGGAGCCTGCAGACTTATCTGGGTGCACCAATGGAGAGTACGGTGCTGGTCTTCTTCGCACCGTACGAGAAGCTGGACGGCCGGAAGAAGGTCTCTAAACAGCTAAAGAAGGTTGCAACAACCATCGACATTGGCAACTTCTCCGAGCGCGATGTCCGCCAGTTTGTGACGGCGCACCTCAAGCGCGAGGGCTACACCATGGCGCCGGCCGCACTGAACGCGTTGATTCAACGAACGGATGCGGACCTGACCTTGATGATGGCAGAACTGCTGAAGTTGGAACTCTTTGCTTACCCGCAAAAGACCATTCAGCCGGATGCGGTGACCGGACTGGTCGCTCAGACGCTGACGCAAAACGTCTTTGATCTGGTGAACCAGGTGCTTGCCAAGGATACGGCGAAGGCGGTTACGTTGTACCGGGAGCTATTATTGGCCAAGGAAGAACCGTTGAAAATCAACGCAATTTTACAGGGGCAGTTCCGTTTGCTAATTCAGACCAAGGTTTTGGCCAAGCAGGGCTACAGTCAAGGTAAGCTGGCTAGTCTACTGAAGGTGCATCCGTACCGAATCAAGTTGGCCCTGCAGTCACAACGGCGTTTTCGCTTGACCGACTTGAATCAGGCATACTTGGGACTGTTTCGGGTAGAAAAGCAGATGAAGTCCACGTCCATGGAACCAGAAATGTTATTTTCATTATTTATGACGCAGTTCGCCGGTGGTCAAACCGCCTAG
- a CDS encoding ComE operon protein 2 has product MQRERIPWDQYFMLQALVISTRSTCNRLSVGATLVRDKRIIAAGYNGSVSGDDHCLDEGCYLVDGHCVRTIHAEMNAILQCAKFGEATDGAEIYVTDFPCLQCTKMLLQAGIRKITYMRNYHNDPYAQKLIALKHVELNQVQVDPQLLTQLSFDQPKRD; this is encoded by the coding sequence ATGCAACGAGAACGAATTCCTTGGGATCAATATTTTATGCTTCAAGCGTTGGTGATTTCGACACGAAGCACGTGTAACCGGCTTTCGGTCGGGGCGACGTTGGTTCGGGATAAACGGATTATTGCTGCCGGATACAACGGCTCGGTGTCGGGAGATGACCACTGCCTAGACGAGGGTTGCTACCTCGTGGACGGTCATTGCGTGCGAACAATTCATGCCGAGATGAATGCCATTCTACAGTGTGCGAAGTTTGGCGAGGCCACGGATGGCGCAGAGATTTACGTCACGGATTTCCCGTGTTTGCAATGCACCAAGATGTTGCTGCAGGCGGGGATTCGGAAGATTACCTACATGCGAAATTACCACAACGATCCCTACGCGCAGAAGCTGATTGCGCTGAAACACGTGGAATTAAACCAAGTTCAAGTCGACCCACAATTGCTGACTCAGCTGTCCTTCGACCAACCTAAACGCGATTAG
- a CDS encoding ribonuclease J, producing MSAKIKIVPFGGVRENGKNMYAVDVNGSIYILDCGLKYPENELLGIDVVIPDWSYLRENKDRIVAVFLTHGHADAIGALPYFLSEFNVPVFGSEMTIALAKLNVADEPKVKNYDDFHVVDEKTEIDFGDVVVSFFSTTHSIPESLGIDLKTDEGQIVYTGDFKFDQTAKPGYQTDYARLGAIGQAGVLALLSDSANAENPNMNASEQTIAESIEETFNYRDGRVVVACVASNILRIQQVFDAAEKTGRKVCLTGQDLEKIVNTAMKLGKLSFSDDLLVTPEQLDGLEPAETVILQTGKMGEPIKSIQRMANKQEKTLNIQAGDLVYITTTPSHAMDTTVAQTRDMVYRAGGEVKAISDEMNSSGHAYKRDLQLMMNLLKPKYLVPIQGEYRLLNAHANAAMELGMPADHIFILAKGDVLTYAKGTMGLGEGIDVSDTMIDGIGVGDIGNIVLRDRKVLADDGIFIAVVTIDRKKKQIVAEPKITSRGFVYVKANKDLMQESGQIIRKAVQNNLDNKEFDWGHLKQDVREHLSHYLFEQTHRRPVILPVIMEVNQHHRRSSGKEKAGNKGQTKSTKETKAPAKAKAKSNRGKAKAPATAAKEGQTKPRRNRKRRPRAKKPAAVTDKKD from the coding sequence ATGAGTGCGAAGATAAAGATTGTGCCGTTCGGCGGTGTCCGCGAGAACGGGAAGAACATGTACGCCGTTGATGTTAATGGTAGTATTTATATTTTAGATTGTGGGTTGAAGTACCCTGAAAACGAACTCTTGGGGATTGATGTGGTGATTCCAGATTGGAGTTACCTTCGCGAGAATAAGGATCGGATTGTGGCGGTCTTTCTGACCCACGGCCATGCCGATGCGATTGGCGCTCTGCCTTACTTCTTGAGCGAATTCAACGTGCCGGTCTTCGGGTCCGAAATGACGATTGCGTTAGCCAAGCTGAACGTCGCCGACGAGCCTAAGGTCAAGAACTACGATGATTTTCACGTGGTTGATGAAAAGACGGAGATTGACTTCGGCGACGTGGTCGTTTCCTTCTTCTCCACGACGCACTCGATTCCCGAGTCTTTGGGGATCGACTTAAAGACCGATGAAGGCCAGATTGTCTACACCGGGGACTTCAAGTTCGATCAAACGGCTAAGCCCGGGTACCAGACGGATTACGCCCGGCTGGGAGCGATTGGTCAAGCCGGCGTTTTAGCTTTACTGAGTGATTCAGCCAACGCCGAGAACCCGAACATGAACGCCTCCGAGCAGACGATTGCTGAGTCAATTGAAGAAACGTTCAACTATCGGGACGGTCGAGTCGTTGTGGCCTGTGTGGCCTCGAACATTTTACGGATTCAACAGGTCTTCGATGCCGCCGAAAAGACGGGCCGGAAGGTTTGCTTGACCGGCCAAGACTTGGAAAAGATCGTCAATACGGCCATGAAGCTGGGAAAGTTGTCCTTTAGCGACGACTTACTGGTGACGCCGGAACAATTGGACGGCTTGGAACCAGCCGAAACGGTCATTTTACAGACGGGAAAGATGGGCGAACCAATCAAGTCCATTCAACGGATGGCCAACAAGCAGGAGAAGACGCTCAACATTCAAGCCGGTGACCTGGTCTACATTACGACCACGCCATCACACGCCATGGACACGACGGTTGCTCAGACGCGGGACATGGTTTACCGCGCCGGTGGTGAAGTCAAGGCGATTTCTGACGAGATGAATTCATCGGGTCACGCCTACAAGCGTGATTTACAGTTGATGATGAACCTGTTGAAGCCGAAATACCTCGTGCCCATTCAGGGGGAATATCGCTTACTGAATGCGCACGCCAATGCTGCGATGGAACTGGGCATGCCAGCCGACCACATCTTCATTCTGGCCAAGGGTGATGTGCTGACCTACGCCAAGGGCACCATGGGACTGGGCGAAGGTATCGATGTCAGTGACACTATGATCGATGGGATCGGGGTCGGAGATATCGGAAACATCGTCCTGCGAGATCGGAAGGTCTTGGCCGACGATGGGATTTTCATCGCCGTGGTCACGATTGATCGAAAGAAAAAGCAGATTGTGGCGGAGCCTAAGATTACCTCCCGTGGTTTCGTTTACGTCAAGGCCAACAAGGACTTGATGCAGGAGAGTGGCCAGATTATCCGCAAGGCGGTTCAGAACAACTTAGATAACAAGGAGTTCGATTGGGGCCACTTGAAGCAAGATGTCCGGGAACACCTGAGTCACTACCTGTTCGAACAGACTCACCGGCGACCGGTCATCCTGCCTGTAATTATGGAAGTCAACCAACATCACCGACGTTCCAGCGGTAAGGAAAAGGCGGGGAATAAGGGCCAGACCAAGTCGACCAAGGAGACCAAGGCACCTGCTAAGGCCAAAGCCAAGTCGAACCGTGGTAAGGCCAAGGCACCCGCCACGGCGGCCAAGGAAGGTCAAACCAAGCCCCGGCGCAACCGGAAACGGCGGCCACGGGCGAAGAAGCCAGCGGCAGTCACCGATAAAAAAGATTAG
- a CDS encoding YlbG family protein has product MAFEIQPRQSLIVYTYSLKQTRQLKRYGTVMYVSKKMRYVVLYVNKEEVPTLTDQLNHLRFVKRVVASERPAINETFNGVAEEMAAAKDDDE; this is encoded by the coding sequence ATGGCATTTGAAATCCAACCACGACAGAGTCTGATCGTGTATACGTATAGCTTGAAACAAACGCGCCAACTGAAGCGCTACGGCACCGTGATGTACGTCTCTAAAAAAATGCGTTACGTGGTGTTGTACGTCAACAAGGAGGAAGTCCCCACGTTGACGGATCAGTTGAATCATTTACGCTTTGTAAAACGGGTCGTGGCATCAGAACGGCCAGCAATCAACGAAACTTTTAACGGCGTCGCGGAAGAGATGGCGGCGGCAAAGGATGATGATGAATGA
- a CDS encoding helix-hairpin-helix domain-containing protein, whose translation MQQVMMWWRGLSRRYQVMVGGGILLVAGLIVWGSFVVSRPAPAALPATVPTQPVAQSQSSHTATVGSSLASQVSHHDTRVFVDVQGAVAHPGLYQFAAEMRVADAIKAAGGLTAKADRRQVNLASRLTDQQQLTIPQKGEHPATATSGSASAAAGQTGAHSGSAAAKSGESATVVNLNTATVADLQQLTGVGEKKAQKIVDYRTAHGSFQTVKDLAQVPGFGEKTVANLQDQLTT comes from the coding sequence ATGCAACAGGTGATGATGTGGTGGCGCGGCTTATCCCGCCGTTATCAGGTGATGGTGGGGGGTGGCATACTCTTGGTGGCCGGATTGATTGTGTGGGGTAGTTTTGTCGTGAGCCGACCGGCACCGGCGGCCTTACCCGCTACGGTGCCCACGCAACCGGTCGCTCAGAGTCAGTCCAGCCACACGGCAACCGTGGGGTCAAGTCTGGCTAGTCAGGTCAGTCATCACGATACCCGGGTCTTTGTGGATGTTCAGGGGGCGGTCGCTCACCCGGGGCTGTATCAGTTTGCCGCCGAAATGCGGGTAGCGGATGCGATTAAGGCCGCTGGTGGGCTGACGGCTAAGGCGGATCGACGCCAAGTCAATCTGGCGAGTCGGCTGACGGATCAACAACAGCTCACAATTCCACAGAAGGGTGAGCACCCAGCGACGGCAACCAGTGGTTCGGCATCGGCTGCTGCAGGGCAAACGGGGGCACACAGTGGGTCGGCGGCAGCTAAGAGCGGCGAATCAGCGACCGTGGTGAACCTCAACACGGCAACGGTAGCCGACCTTCAGCAGTTAACCGGGGTCGGCGAGAAGAAGGCACAGAAGATTGTCGACTACCGGACGGCCCACGGGTCTTTTCAGACGGTGAAGGACTTGGCGCAGGTGCCGGGATTTGGCGAGAAGACGGTTGCCAATTTGCAAGATCAATTGACTACTTAG
- a CDS encoding PDZ domain-containing protein: MWKLTRKQWWQVIGTAIAALAVLAFFFLPLPKYIEGPGEADNLKTFVKMPGHPDKNSGKYMITSVALAQARPATYLYAKLNSYYSIESVDDVTGGQSNATYDKVQDFYMQSAINESIYTAYKAAHKPVTRQYLGIYVLSVDAKSPFAHQLKVGDTVTRVNGRHFNTMTGYQQYIQRQKVGSKATITYRHNGKTHTATQKLMRLPTKKAGIGITLTDNVKVKARPKVTVDAGNIGGPSGGLMFSLQIYTQVTGQNLRHGKKVAGTGTIDANGDVGEIGGIDKKIIAAKRAGATVFFAPYVKPSKLLLKYEEQHKTNYQLAKATAKKYAPNMKVVPVKSFNDAVHYLKTH; the protein is encoded by the coding sequence ATGTGGAAATTAACCCGTAAACAGTGGTGGCAGGTCATCGGGACGGCGATTGCGGCGTTGGCCGTGCTCGCTTTCTTCTTTCTGCCGTTGCCCAAGTACATCGAGGGGCCTGGCGAGGCAGATAATCTTAAGACCTTCGTCAAGATGCCGGGTCATCCGGATAAGAACAGCGGTAAATACATGATTACGTCGGTGGCGTTGGCACAAGCGCGACCGGCGACGTATTTATATGCGAAACTCAACTCGTACTACAGCATCGAAAGCGTGGATGACGTCACGGGTGGGCAGAGTAATGCCACCTATGACAAGGTCCAGGATTTTTATATGCAAAGCGCCATCAATGAATCCATTTATACCGCGTATAAGGCCGCACATAAACCGGTCACGCGGCAGTATCTGGGGATTTACGTGTTGAGTGTGGATGCCAAGTCGCCGTTTGCCCACCAGTTGAAGGTTGGTGACACGGTGACCCGGGTTAATGGTCGTCATTTTAATACGATGACTGGGTATCAGCAGTACATTCAGCGCCAAAAGGTGGGGTCTAAAGCGACCATCACTTACCGGCATAACGGGAAGACGCATACGGCCACTCAGAAGCTGATGCGCCTGCCGACCAAGAAGGCGGGCATTGGTATCACGCTGACCGATAACGTCAAGGTGAAGGCCCGGCCTAAGGTCACGGTGGACGCCGGTAACATTGGAGGTCCGTCCGGTGGGCTGATGTTTAGCCTGCAGATCTATACGCAGGTGACCGGGCAGAATCTCCGTCACGGCAAGAAAGTGGCCGGAACGGGGACAATTGATGCGAACGGTGATGTGGGCGAGATTGGTGGTATTGATAAGAAGATTATCGCGGCCAAACGCGCAGGGGCCACGGTCTTCTTCGCACCGTACGTCAAACCATCGAAGTTGTTACTCAAGTACGAGGAACAACACAAGACCAATTACCAGTTGGCAAAGGCCACGGCGAAGAAGTATGCGCCGAACATGAAGGTTGTTCCGGTCAAGTCCTTTAACGACGCGGTTCACTACCTTAAAACTCATTAA
- the rpsO gene encoding 30S ribosomal protein S15: MAISPEKKNEIIKQYARHEGDTGSTEVQVAVLTADINEINVHMQNHRKDFHSQRGLMKKIGHRRNLLAYLRKTDVQRYRELIKSLGLRR; the protein is encoded by the coding sequence ATGGCTATTAGTCCAGAAAAGAAGAACGAAATCATCAAGCAATACGCACGTCACGAAGGCGACACGGGTTCTACTGAAGTCCAAGTTGCTGTTTTGACCGCTGATATCAACGAAATCAACGTGCACATGCAAAATCACCGTAAGGATTTCCATTCCCAACGTGGTTTGATGAAGAAGATCGGTCACCGTCGTAACCTTTTGGCTTACTTACGGAAGACTGACGTTCAACGTTACCGTGAATTAATCAAGAGCTTAGGCTTGCGTCGTTAA
- the coaD gene encoding pantetheine-phosphate adenylyltransferase, protein MTIAVFPGSFDPLTNGHLDLIQRASRLFDQLVVAVGQNTSKRGVFTASERVAFIEAETRDLPNVSVQVETGLTVDFVRSVHATVLVRGLRNGTDFEFEQGIAGMNRTLDDQIDTIFLMAAPKYQFVSSSLLKEVAQFGGDLTQLVPPAVARGLRERLERD, encoded by the coding sequence ATGACTATCGCAGTCTTTCCTGGAAGCTTTGATCCCTTGACCAACGGCCACTTGGATCTCATCCAACGGGCCAGCCGTCTCTTCGATCAACTAGTGGTCGCCGTGGGGCAGAACACGTCGAAACGGGGGGTCTTCACGGCCAGTGAGCGGGTTGCTTTTATTGAGGCGGAGACCCGCGATCTGCCAAACGTCTCCGTTCAGGTCGAAACCGGTCTGACGGTGGACTTCGTGCGGTCGGTTCACGCCACGGTTCTGGTGCGCGGCCTCCGCAACGGCACGGACTTTGAATTTGAACAGGGGATTGCCGGCATGAACCGGACGCTAGACGATCAGATTGACACAATCTTCCTGATGGCGGCGCCCAAGTATCAGTTTGTTTCCTCCAGTCTGCTCAAGGAAGTGGCCCAGTTCGGTGGTGACCTGACGCAGTTGGTTCCTCCTGCCGTGGCGCGCGGTCTCCGCGAGCGATTGGAGCGTGACTAG